The Arcobacter sp. CECT 8986 genomic interval GATATATATAGAGATTTTTAATAAACAAAATAAATTATATGTAAATATAAAAGATAATGCAGGTGGAATAAGCACAAAAAATATAGAAACAATTTTTACTCCTTACTACTCTACAAAAAAAGATGGAAGTGGAATAGGTTTATATATGACAAAAGTTATAATAGAAGATAAGATGAATGGTAAAATAAGAGTAAAAAATACTAAAATTGGTGCGTGTTTTACTATAATATTGGAGCAGGGAAATGAAAATATTAGCACTAGAGGATAATGAAAGGCTTTTAAAGCTTATAAAAAGTTCTTTAGAAAAAGAAGGGTATGAAGTAGATTGTTTTTCAAATGGTGATGATGCTTTAGATGTATTAGAAAATGGTTATAACTGTTTTATACTTGATATAAATGTACCATCAATTGATGGACTAACATTATTAGAGTATATAAGAGCTAAATCATCTGATGTTCCAGTTCTTATTATAAGTTCAAATCATGATTTAGAAAAAATAGAGAAATCATATAAGTTTGGATGTAATGACTATATTAAAAAACCTTTTTATATTATTGAGTTAGTTGAAAAAGTAAAAAAGATGTGTAGTCCTAAATCTAATAAATTTGAATTATGCGAAAATACTGTATTTGATTTAAAAGAGCATAAGTTATATATTGATGGTGATGAGGTAGAACTTACTAAAAAAGAGATACTTTTTTTAGAACTATTTGCACAAAATCTTAATAAAATCGCAAGCTATGATGAAATGATTGATTATGTATGGCAAGGTGAAGAGACAAATCTTACAAATATAAGAGCAATGATAAAAAGACTTAGAAAAAAACTTCCTACTGATAGTATTGTTATTGTAAAAGGGATGGGATATTCATTAAATAAGAGTGCAAAATTTATATAAGAGGAAGAACCTCTTATATAAAAGTAAGATTTAGTATTTGATTTTTAAGTAGCAC includes:
- a CDS encoding response regulator transcription factor, which translates into the protein MKILALEDNERLLKLIKSSLEKEGYEVDCFSNGDDALDVLENGYNCFILDINVPSIDGLTLLEYIRAKSSDVPVLIISSNHDLEKIEKSYKFGCNDYIKKPFYIIELVEKVKKMCSPKSNKFELCENTVFDLKEHKLYIDGDEVELTKKEILFLELFAQNLNKIASYDEMIDYVWQGEETNLTNIRAMIKRLRKKLPTDSIVIVKGMGYSLNKSAKFI